A region of uncultured Tolumonas sp. DNA encodes the following proteins:
- the preA gene encoding NAD-dependent dihydropyrimidine dehydrogenase subunit PreA gives MADIRSNFLGIKSPNPFWLASAPPTDKEYNVVRAFEAGWGGVVWKTLGIDPHVVNVSGPRYGTLRSQDRKIIGLNNIELITDRSLETNLEEIARVKRNWPDRAVVVSIMVPCDEESWKFILPLVEQTGADGIELNFGCPHGMSERGMGAAVGQVPEYIEMVTRWCKQYCSLPVIVKLTPNIADIRFPARAAKRGGADAVSLINTINSIIGVDLDNMLMSPNTGGKGSHGGYCGPAVKPIALNMVAEIARDSETLGLPMSGIGGVSTWRDAAEFIALGCGTVQVCTAVMVHGFSIVQDMISGLNNYMDQHGYNTLDDFRGKAVPTVTDWRYLNLNHVEKAVIDQDSCIKCGKCHIACEDTSHQAITSTKDGERHFEVKEKDCVGCNLCVSICPVENCISMRKLQPGEIDLRTNTPVSAEYANWTTHPNNPMAIKTTAVA, from the coding sequence ATGGCTGATATTCGCAGTAATTTTCTCGGCATCAAAAGCCCGAATCCATTTTGGTTAGCTTCGGCACCACCGACTGACAAAGAGTATAACGTGGTGCGCGCCTTCGAAGCCGGCTGGGGTGGCGTGGTTTGGAAAACACTGGGCATCGACCCGCATGTGGTCAACGTCAGCGGCCCGCGCTACGGCACCTTGCGTTCACAAGATCGTAAAATCATCGGCCTCAACAACATTGAGCTGATCACCGATCGCAGTCTTGAAACGAATCTGGAAGAGATCGCCCGTGTGAAACGCAACTGGCCTGATCGCGCGGTCGTGGTTTCCATCATGGTGCCGTGTGATGAAGAGTCGTGGAAATTCATTCTGCCGCTGGTTGAACAAACCGGTGCCGATGGTATTGAGCTGAATTTCGGCTGCCCGCATGGCATGAGTGAGCGAGGCATGGGTGCCGCCGTCGGTCAGGTGCCGGAATACATCGAGATGGTGACCCGCTGGTGCAAACAATATTGCAGCCTGCCGGTCATCGTCAAACTGACGCCGAACATTGCCGATATTCGTTTCCCGGCCCGTGCCGCAAAACGCGGTGGTGCGGATGCCGTGTCGTTAATCAACACCATTAACTCCATTATCGGCGTTGATCTCGACAACATGCTGATGAGCCCCAACACCGGCGGCAAAGGCTCGCATGGTGGTTATTGTGGTCCTGCAGTCAAACCGATTGCGCTCAACATGGTGGCGGAGATTGCCCGCGACAGCGAAACACTCGGTTTGCCGATGTCCGGCATTGGTGGCGTTTCGACGTGGCGCGATGCGGCAGAGTTTATCGCGCTGGGTTGTGGCACCGTGCAGGTCTGCACCGCCGTGATGGTGCATGGTTTCAGCATCGTGCAGGACATGATCAGTGGCCTCAACAACTACATGGATCAACACGGGTACAACACGTTAGATGATTTCCGTGGTAAAGCCGTGCCAACCGTGACCGACTGGCGTTATCTCAACCTCAATCACGTCGAAAAAGCGGTGATTGACCAAGACAGTTGCATCAAATGCGGCAAGTGCCACATCGCCTGCGAAGACACCTCGCATCAGGCTATCACCAGCACGAAAGATGGCGAACGCCATTTCGAAGTGAAGGAAAAAGACTGTGTTGGCTGCAACCTGTGCGTCTCCATTTGCCCCGTAGAAAACTGCATCAGCATGCGCAAACTGCAGCCGGGAGAGATCGATCTGCGCACCAATACACCGGTCAGTGCGGAATATGCCAACTGGACAACGCACCCCAATAACCCGATGGCCATCAAAACTACCGCCGTCGCCTAA
- a CDS encoding NAD(P)-dependent oxidoreductase, which yields MKNPNPVGSDAPGILSGRLSSAEYARNFCDSHAPLNLSQALIEADRCYYCYDAPCTKACPAGINVPSFIHRIAQQNVRGAAEVILEANELGGMCARVCPTESLCEQACVRNAQQSKPVEIGLLQRFATDTYFVDPGKPLFSRAALSGKKVAVVGSGPAGLTVAHRLSRLGHDVVLFEAKDKLGGLNEYGLASYKTTNNFAQTEIRWLLSIGGIEVKTGQALGRDFTLPELQRDYDAVFLGMGLAGVNALGITEPAVAGIREAVDFIAELRQADDKAEVAIGRQVVVIGGGMTAVDAAVQAKKLGAREVTMVYRRGENAMKASQVEIDWARSNGVTIRHWAAPKAIVTEHGHLLGMTFAVTHEQDGKLVETGETFTLAADMILKAIGQTYQPEAAGAPLQLRGGRIAVDDDGRTSLPGVWAGGDCVEGGLDLTVDAVRLGKLAAFSIDKTLRASEGASPVALPVEESCHG from the coding sequence ATGAAGAACCCGAATCCTGTCGGATCTGATGCCCCCGGTATCTTGTCAGGCCGACTCAGCAGCGCTGAATATGCTCGAAATTTCTGCGACAGCCATGCACCACTCAATCTGTCACAAGCATTAATTGAAGCGGACCGCTGTTATTACTGCTACGACGCTCCCTGCACCAAGGCGTGCCCGGCGGGCATCAATGTGCCAAGCTTTATTCACCGTATTGCACAACAAAACGTGCGTGGTGCAGCAGAAGTGATTCTGGAAGCCAACGAACTCGGTGGCATGTGTGCCCGCGTCTGCCCGACCGAAAGTCTGTGTGAACAAGCCTGCGTGCGTAATGCACAACAAAGCAAACCGGTGGAAATTGGTTTACTGCAACGCTTTGCCACCGACACCTATTTTGTTGACCCGGGCAAACCACTGTTCAGCCGTGCTGCGTTAAGCGGGAAAAAAGTCGCGGTGGTCGGTTCAGGCCCTGCGGGTTTGACCGTAGCGCACCGCTTGTCACGGTTGGGGCATGATGTTGTGCTGTTCGAAGCCAAAGATAAACTGGGCGGCCTCAACGAATATGGCCTCGCCAGCTATAAAACCACCAACAATTTTGCCCAGACCGAAATCCGCTGGTTGCTCTCGATCGGCGGTATTGAAGTCAAAACCGGTCAAGCACTGGGCCGTGATTTCACGCTTCCTGAGTTACAACGCGATTACGATGCGGTGTTCTTAGGCATGGGGCTGGCCGGTGTCAATGCGCTGGGCATTACTGAACCCGCCGTTGCCGGCATTCGTGAAGCAGTTGATTTTATCGCGGAACTGCGTCAGGCCGACGACAAAGCCGAAGTCGCCATTGGCCGTCAGGTTGTTGTGATTGGCGGCGGTATGACTGCGGTGGATGCCGCCGTGCAGGCGAAAAAACTGGGCGCCCGTGAAGTCACCATGGTCTATCGCCGTGGTGAAAATGCGATGAAAGCCTCACAGGTGGAAATTGACTGGGCACGCAGCAATGGTGTCACCATCCGCCACTGGGCCGCCCCCAAAGCCATCGTTACCGAGCATGGCCATCTGTTGGGAATGACCTTCGCCGTCACGCACGAACAAGATGGCAAACTCGTCGAAACGGGCGAAACCTTTACCCTCGCAGCCGACATGATCTTAAAAGCCATCGGCCAGACTTACCAACCAGAAGCTGCTGGTGCACCACTGCAATTGCGCGGTGGACGCATCGCCGTCGATGACGATGGCCGCACCTCACTGCCCGGTGTCTGGGCGGGTGGCGACTGTGTCGAAGGCGGTTTAGATCTGACCGTCGATGCCGTGCGCTTAGGCAAATTGGCCGCCTTTTCTATTGATAAAACCCTGCGCGCCAGTGAAGGCGCATCCCCTGTTGCGCTGCCTGTAGAGGAGTCTTGTCATGGCTGA
- a CDS encoding TetR/AcrR family transcriptional regulator, whose protein sequence is MTINNLSADNESTLTSSPYSLLDELSAQDDEAKGRIRLNNEALILAAAERTFSRSGFKGTTMAQIADEADLPKANLHYYFGNKQNLYLHVLNQILHDWLTPMDEITPESDPKQALEAYVRQKMKLSFERPDASKLFANELLQGAKVIHELLHTELKELVASKKAVIEGWIVQGKIRSVDSTHLFFSIWSITQTYADFDIQIRAVLGEEADHADAQERAIQHVLSVVFRTCGLE, encoded by the coding sequence ATGACAATCAATAACCTGTCTGCTGATAACGAATCGACTCTTACATCCAGCCCTTATTCGTTGCTGGATGAACTCTCTGCGCAAGATGACGAGGCCAAAGGCCGTATCCGCCTCAACAATGAAGCACTGATTCTGGCTGCCGCCGAACGCACCTTTTCCCGCAGTGGTTTTAAAGGCACCACCATGGCACAGATCGCTGACGAAGCAGACCTGCCGAAAGCCAATCTGCATTACTACTTTGGCAATAAACAGAACCTCTATCTGCATGTGTTAAATCAGATCTTGCACGACTGGTTAACGCCGATGGATGAGATCACGCCAGAATCTGACCCGAAACAGGCCCTCGAAGCTTATGTGCGCCAAAAGATGAAGCTCTCGTTTGAACGCCCCGACGCCTCAAAGCTGTTTGCCAATGAGTTACTGCAGGGTGCCAAAGTGATTCATGAACTGCTGCACACCGAGTTGAAAGAGCTGGTTGCCAGCAAAAAAGCCGTGATTGAAGGCTGGATAGTACAGGGCAAGATCCGCTCCGTCGACAGCACACACCTGTTTTTCTCTATCTGGTCGATCACCCAAACCTATGCCGACTTTGATATTCAGATCAGAGCCGTTTTGGGGGAAGAGGCGGATCATGCCGACGCGCAGGAACGCGCGATCCAGCATGTGTTGTCAGTGGTCTTCCGTACTTGTGGGCTGGAATAA
- a CDS encoding ABC transporter substrate-binding protein produces MTNKTAFRKHILAAATTMAMAFTVTGAHAAEKVTLQLKWVPQAQFAGYYVAQEKGFYKDAGLDVTIKPGGTDISPVQVIAGKSADVIVNWMPDALAAREAGVPLVNISQIYDRSGMMLTCKKASGISTPADLKGKTLGVWFGGNEYPFFNWMNKLGYKPDVDIKVLKQGFNVDPLLQGQADCISTMNYNEYWQLIDAGMKADELITFAYEDQKASTLEDGLYVLESDLKNKAFVSKMAKFVKATLKGWDYAVAHPKEAAEIVVEQDASGAATVEVQQRQMENVAKLITSANSKKMGYLDPAAYKRTISVLLSGGSSPVIKKDPGDKAMTHVVWDAAAKL; encoded by the coding sequence ATGACCAATAAAACTGCTTTTCGTAAACATATTCTCGCCGCCGCAACCACCATGGCGATGGCCTTTACCGTCACTGGCGCACACGCCGCCGAGAAGGTAACACTACAGCTGAAGTGGGTGCCACAGGCCCAGTTTGCCGGTTATTACGTGGCGCAAGAAAAAGGCTTTTATAAAGACGCCGGGCTGGATGTCACCATTAAACCAGGTGGCACCGATATTTCACCGGTGCAGGTGATTGCCGGTAAATCGGCCGATGTGATCGTCAACTGGATGCCCGATGCCCTTGCCGCGCGTGAAGCCGGTGTGCCACTGGTGAATATCAGCCAGATCTACGATCGTTCCGGCATGATGCTGACCTGTAAAAAAGCCAGCGGCATCAGCACCCCTGCCGATCTGAAAGGGAAAACCTTAGGCGTCTGGTTTGGTGGTAATGAATACCCGTTCTTTAACTGGATGAACAAGCTCGGCTACAAGCCGGATGTTGATATCAAGGTGCTGAAACAGGGCTTTAACGTCGACCCGTTGCTGCAAGGTCAGGCTGACTGTATTTCCACCATGAATTACAACGAATATTGGCAGTTGATTGATGCCGGTATGAAAGCCGATGAGCTGATCACTTTCGCCTATGAAGACCAAAAAGCCTCGACACTGGAAGACGGCCTGTATGTGCTGGAATCCGACCTGAAAAACAAAGCCTTTGTCTCGAAGATGGCGAAGTTTGTCAAAGCAACGCTGAAAGGTTGGGATTACGCGGTTGCTCATCCGAAAGAAGCGGCTGAGATTGTCGTGGAACAAGATGCCTCTGGTGCCGCCACCGTTGAGGTGCAACAACGCCAGATGGAAAATGTCGCCAAGTTGATCACCAGCGCCAACAGCAAAAAAATGGGCTATCTCGACCCTGCCGCGTATAAACGCACCATCAGTGTGTTGTTAAGCGGTGGCAGCTCACCGGTGATCAAGAAAGACCCGGGTGATAAAGCCATGACCCACGTGGTTTGGGACGCCGCCGCAAAATTGTAA
- a CDS encoding ABC transporter permease — translation MKTTASGSISLTLALLLTLISLTQPFQYIETGLIYTLHGPSMLIAVTLIAAALSAIWVPIGFWFTALFTLLVALAAGQLVHLGALAQPASGYWLQVIALALLAQLTVTRLTECHHPSLPNGAVAALFGGWLLYFWQLLITVFAVPQVLLPTPFAIVQAIVENAGLLAGDFVQTVLKSVVIGYLLGSGLGVLTGILIERFPFLQRGLLPLANLTSTIPLVGIAPIAVMWFGFDWPSKAAVIVLVTFFPALVSTLAGLQSTGKLERELMYSYAASPRFTLLALRLPAAMPFIFNALKVNSTLALISAIVAEFFGSPTAGLGFRISAEAARMHMPIVWAAIVVASVVGSGLYAVVAGLERRVTFWHPSVRSGS, via the coding sequence ATGAAAACAACCGCTTCCGGCTCAATCAGCCTGACACTTGCGTTGCTGTTGACGCTGATCTCGTTAACGCAGCCATTCCAATATATTGAAACCGGCTTGATCTACACCCTGCATGGCCCCTCGATGCTGATTGCTGTCACGCTAATTGCGGCTGCCTTGTCTGCGATTTGGGTGCCGATTGGGTTTTGGTTTACGGCCCTGTTCACGCTGCTGGTTGCACTGGCCGCAGGTCAGTTGGTGCACCTAGGTGCGTTGGCGCAACCGGCATCCGGCTATTGGTTGCAGGTGATCGCCCTCGCGCTGCTGGCGCAACTGACGGTAACTCGCCTGACGGAATGTCATCACCCCAGCCTGCCCAACGGTGCAGTCGCTGCTTTGTTTGGGGGTTGGTTGCTCTATTTCTGGCAACTGCTGATCACGGTGTTTGCGGTGCCGCAAGTTTTGTTGCCTACCCCATTTGCCATTGTGCAGGCCATCGTTGAGAACGCCGGGTTACTGGCCGGTGACTTTGTGCAAACCGTTTTAAAATCGGTAGTGATCGGTTATCTGCTGGGCAGTGGTTTAGGCGTGCTCACGGGCATTTTGATTGAACGCTTCCCGTTTCTGCAACGCGGTTTGTTACCGCTGGCGAATCTGACCAGCACCATTCCGCTGGTTGGCATCGCACCGATTGCGGTGATGTGGTTTGGTTTTGACTGGCCCTCAAAAGCGGCAGTGATTGTGCTGGTGACCTTCTTTCCCGCCCTCGTCAGCACACTGGCCGGCTTGCAGTCGACCGGCAAACTCGAACGCGAGCTGATGTACTCCTACGCCGCCAGCCCGCGCTTTACCTTACTGGCATTACGTCTGCCAGCGGCCATGCCATTTATCTTTAACGCCCTGAAGGTGAACTCCACGTTAGCGCTGATCAGCGCGATTGTGGCGGAGTTTTTCGGCTCACCAACCGCCGGTTTAGGGTTTCGTATTTCAGCGGAAGCGGCCCGTATGCACATGCCGATCGTGTGGGCTGCGATTGTGGTGGCTTCCGTTGTCGGTTCTGGCCTGTATGCCGTTGTGGCGGGGCTGGAACGTCGCGTTACGTTCTGGCACCCCTCAGTGCGCAGTGGGTCGTGA
- a CDS encoding ABC transporter permease subunit — protein MLLHTWVTASAALTGFGMGVVLGLLLAVCIVHSKTLDKALLPWIVASQTVPVLAIAPIVLIILGSLGITGLLPKAVIAMYLCFFPVTVAMVQGLRSPQRLEMELLHTYATGKVDTFWLLRLPASLPFLFPAFRVAIASGLVGTMVAELPTGAQAGLGARLLTGSYYGNTVQIWSALVMASLLGLLLTAMVSLIERLVMRTRRPA, from the coding sequence TTGCTGCTGCACACATGGGTGACGGCCAGCGCAGCGCTGACCGGTTTTGGCATGGGCGTTGTATTGGGGCTGCTGTTAGCGGTGTGCATTGTGCACTCCAAAACGCTGGATAAAGCCCTGCTGCCCTGGATTGTCGCCTCACAAACCGTACCGGTGCTCGCTATCGCGCCTATCGTGTTGATCATCTTAGGCAGTCTGGGAATCACAGGCTTACTGCCAAAAGCGGTGATTGCCATGTATCTGTGCTTTTTCCCCGTCACCGTGGCGATGGTACAAGGTTTACGCTCACCACAACGGCTGGAAATGGAGCTGCTGCACACCTACGCCACGGGCAAGGTCGATACTTTCTGGTTGTTGCGTTTACCGGCATCGCTGCCCTTTTTGTTTCCGGCATTTCGGGTGGCCATTGCCAGCGGTCTGGTCGGCACCATGGTGGCGGAATTACCGACTGGCGCACAGGCTGGTTTAGGTGCTCGTCTGCTGACGGGATCGTATTACGGCAACACGGTACAGATCTGGTCAGCCTTGGTGATGGCTTCACTGCTGGGGTTACTGCTCACGGCCATGGTCAGTCTGATTGAACGTCTCGTAATGCGCACAAGGAGACCAGCATGA
- a CDS encoding ABC transporter ATP-binding protein — MKHSLQLLTTESSPVQTEPALARPVIVARNANLIYPAADKPVHALHDIDLTIRQGEFVSLIGPSGCGKTTLLRAIADLESITSGELLVNDMTPSEARLSGAYGYVFQAPALFPWRTVLQNVVLPLQIQGKMAAEAEEIGREQLARVGLSGFEGKYPWQLSGGMQQRVSIARALGFKPKILMMDEPFGALDEITRDNLNQQLQDLWCEEQRTVVFVTHSISEAVYLSTKIVVMSPRPGRIVKIIDSPLPRERTLGLRDTPEFMQLAHEVREALAEGHHEH; from the coding sequence ATGAAACATTCCCTTCAACTGCTGACGACGGAATCGTCGCCTGTGCAAACCGAGCCAGCATTGGCGCGTCCAGTTATTGTGGCGCGCAATGCCAATCTGATTTACCCCGCTGCTGACAAACCAGTACATGCACTACATGACATCGACCTGACCATTCGTCAGGGGGAGTTTGTCTCACTGATCGGCCCCTCGGGTTGTGGTAAAACCACCTTGCTGCGCGCAATCGCCGATCTGGAATCGATCACCTCAGGTGAGCTGCTGGTCAACGACATGACTCCATCGGAAGCACGGTTGTCGGGTGCATACGGTTATGTGTTTCAGGCTCCGGCGCTGTTTCCGTGGCGCACCGTATTGCAAAACGTCGTCTTACCCTTGCAGATCCAAGGCAAGATGGCCGCTGAAGCCGAAGAGATCGGGCGGGAGCAACTCGCGCGTGTTGGCTTAAGCGGTTTTGAGGGCAAATACCCGTGGCAATTATCCGGCGGTATGCAACAACGGGTGTCGATTGCCCGTGCACTCGGTTTTAAACCCAAAATTCTGATGATGGATGAACCTTTCGGCGCGCTGGATGAGATCACCCGCGATAATCTGAACCAGCAGCTACAAGATCTCTGGTGTGAAGAACAACGCACCGTGGTGTTTGTGACCCATTCCATTTCGGAAGCGGTTTATCTGTCGACCAAGATCGTGGTGATGTCGCCACGCCCCGGTCGCATCGTCAAAATTATCGATTCACCATTACCGCGTGAACGCACCTTGGGGCTGCGCGATACCCCCGAATTTATGCAACTGGCGCATGAGGTCAGAGAGGCATTGGCGGAGGGGCACCATGAGCATTAA
- a CDS encoding PAS domain S-box protein has translation MRHSIAHDPVQLHDRITALTHALAAQPEPVAALLPLLTELSEYLQLQAKNSYRLFFEQAKTPILLIDPTSGHIENANQAAEKFYGYPRAQLLQLAISDINCLTQEQIKQEMAQALAERRSFFLFPHRLASGEIRQVEVHSGPIVIDDQHFLYSTIYDITKRIQAEELLRVKRQRLENIITGTRAGTWEWNIPAGTAVLNNRWAEMIGYTLDEIAPFDMQIWRRFVHPDDVEKADMLLAQHFSGELDYYECELRMRHKQEHWIWVLSRGQVLERDIQGHPLLMAGTHQDITTSKLAELQLRESEARYRALHDSLPVGCILQDTQHQIIAVNEEACAIFDVNKSQLLEKQLSSLPWQRLNESGKPLPLSEHPSEQCIRSGKAIRNFIMGIQFERRITWLSVNSQPLFRLDEPQPYAVISSFSDITEQKRNEEKLSLAASVFTEAKEAILITEPDGRIVQVNQAFTDITGYSEAEVLGKNPRILHSGYQDLQFYKTFWQQLLQEGHWSGEIWNRRKNGEIFAELQTISAVKNENNETHHYVCLASDISHQKQHEKQLEQQAYYDLLTGLPNRKLLTDKLVLAMQQCQQTDNLLTVAYIDLDGFKQINDTYGHAIGDQLLMAVAVQMKKTLRETDTVARIGGDEFVALLNVSKELSHSLHLVKRLLHVIAKTILIDDLQLKVSASIGLAFYPQSENIPAEHLLAQADQAMYQAKQAGKNRYHIYASSREHQTEPLR, from the coding sequence ATGCGTCATTCCATTGCTCATGACCCCGTCCAACTGCATGACCGGATCACAGCACTCACGCACGCATTAGCAGCGCAACCCGAGCCGGTAGCCGCGTTATTACCACTATTAACCGAGCTCAGCGAATATCTACAGCTACAGGCCAAAAACAGTTATCGGCTGTTTTTCGAACAAGCCAAAACGCCGATCCTGCTGATTGACCCCACGAGTGGGCACATTGAAAACGCCAATCAGGCAGCAGAAAAATTCTATGGCTATCCCCGCGCGCAACTATTACAACTGGCGATCAGTGATATTAACTGCCTGACTCAAGAGCAGATCAAACAGGAAATGGCCCAAGCGCTGGCAGAGCGCCGCTCCTTCTTTTTGTTTCCGCATCGATTGGCGTCAGGGGAAATTCGTCAGGTAGAGGTACATTCCGGCCCCATCGTCATTGATGACCAACATTTTCTCTATTCGACGATTTATGACATTACTAAACGCATTCAGGCGGAAGAGCTACTTCGCGTCAAACGTCAACGCTTAGAAAATATCATTACCGGTACCCGCGCTGGCACCTGGGAGTGGAACATTCCGGCTGGCACCGCCGTCTTGAATAACCGCTGGGCAGAAATGATAGGCTACACACTGGATGAAATCGCCCCATTCGATATGCAAATCTGGCGGCGTTTTGTTCACCCCGATGATGTAGAAAAAGCCGACATGTTACTGGCACAACATTTTTCCGGTGAGCTTGATTATTACGAATGTGAATTACGCATGCGGCATAAACAAGAGCACTGGATCTGGGTATTAAGTCGCGGCCAAGTGCTGGAACGTGATATTCAAGGGCACCCTTTATTAATGGCGGGGACACATCAGGACATTACCACCAGTAAACTGGCCGAACTTCAATTGCGGGAAAGCGAAGCCCGTTACCGCGCATTACATGACAGTCTGCCGGTCGGTTGTATTTTGCAAGATACCCAACACCAAATCATTGCCGTCAATGAAGAGGCGTGTGCCATTTTTGATGTCAATAAGTCCCAGCTATTAGAGAAACAACTGTCGTCGCTTCCTTGGCAACGTCTTAACGAAAGCGGGAAACCATTGCCACTGAGTGAACATCCCAGCGAGCAATGTATTCGTTCTGGCAAAGCGATCCGTAATTTCATCATGGGTATTCAATTTGAGCGTCGCATTACTTGGCTCAGTGTGAATAGCCAGCCACTGTTCCGGCTGGATGAACCCCAACCCTATGCGGTGATCAGCAGTTTCAGTGACATTACAGAGCAAAAAAGAAACGAAGAGAAACTATCGCTTGCGGCCAGTGTCTTTACCGAAGCCAAAGAGGCCATTTTGATCACCGAACCGGATGGCCGTATTGTGCAGGTCAACCAAGCTTTTACCGATATTACCGGTTATAGCGAAGCCGAAGTTTTAGGTAAAAATCCACGCATTCTGCACTCGGGTTATCAAGATCTGCAATTCTATAAAACCTTCTGGCAACAGCTGCTGCAAGAAGGTCATTGGAGTGGTGAGATCTGGAACCGACGCAAAAATGGCGAGATATTTGCGGAGCTGCAAACCATCAGTGCCGTCAAAAATGAGAATAATGAAACTCATCACTATGTTTGTTTGGCGTCAGATATTTCCCATCAAAAACAACATGAAAAACAGCTGGAACAACAGGCCTATTATGATTTACTGACGGGCTTACCTAACCGCAAATTACTGACCGATAAATTAGTGCTGGCCATGCAACAATGCCAGCAAACCGATAATCTACTGACTGTCGCGTATATCGACCTCGATGGTTTTAAACAGATCAATGACACTTATGGGCACGCCATCGGCGATCAACTATTGATGGCGGTGGCTGTTCAGATGAAAAAGACCTTACGGGAAACCGATACGGTAGCCCGCATCGGCGGTGATGAATTTGTCGCATTACTCAATGTCAGTAAGGAACTCAGCCACTCACTACATTTAGTAAAACGACTATTGCATGTCATTGCCAAAACTATTCTGATTGATGATTTGCAGCTCAAGGTCAGCGCCAGCATCGGCCTCGCCTTTTATCCGCAATCGGAAAATATCCCGGCTGAACATCTGTTAGCACAAGCCGATCAGGCGATGTATCAAGCCAAACAGGCCGGAAAAAATCGTTACCATATTTATGCTTCTTCGCGGGAACATCAAACAGAACCTCTTCGCTAA
- a CDS encoding tyrosine-type recombinase/integrase: MAILTDTKARNVKPDDKPIAHGGITGLALHPSGSKGHGKWVLRYVSPVTGKRRNAGLGTYPEVSIAEVGKLAQEMRGLISNGKDPLEKIALTENKPQIPTFEDAAQQVHANLLPSWKNKKHGKQWISTLEQYVFPVIGSTTLDAILPAHIANVLQPIWLEIPETAGRVKQRIHAVMAWGWAHGYCSSNPVDVVEHLLPAQPSKSIRTEHQPAMPWRELPQFVQHTLRSSERYDVTRLALEFLILTACRSGEIRGLKWSELDLHGCIWTIPAERMKAKQAHRVPLTPRCIQILNTVKGLHDELVFPSPRDQVELSDMVFTSFLRRVKASSSTPNRIATAHGFRSSFRDWCSEQGYARDLAERALAHAIQNKVEAAYHRTDLLEMRRNMMTVWNEFICGDI, encoded by the coding sequence ATGGCAATACTTACGGACACTAAAGCTAGGAATGTAAAACCTGACGATAAACCTATTGCACATGGCGGTATAACTGGATTGGCGTTGCATCCCTCTGGGAGTAAAGGGCATGGTAAATGGGTTTTACGTTATGTAAGTCCTGTTACCGGAAAGCGCCGTAACGCTGGTCTGGGTACTTACCCTGAGGTTAGTATTGCTGAGGTAGGTAAATTAGCTCAAGAAATGCGTGGTCTAATTTCCAATGGAAAAGATCCGCTAGAAAAAATAGCTCTTACCGAAAACAAGCCTCAGATACCTACTTTTGAAGACGCAGCGCAGCAAGTTCACGCCAATTTATTGCCCAGTTGGAAAAATAAAAAACATGGAAAGCAATGGATCTCTACATTAGAGCAATATGTTTTTCCAGTTATTGGATCGACGACTCTCGACGCTATCTTACCTGCACACATAGCTAACGTACTTCAACCTATTTGGCTAGAAATACCGGAGACGGCAGGTAGGGTTAAACAGCGCATACACGCTGTCATGGCATGGGGTTGGGCTCATGGCTATTGTTCATCTAACCCTGTTGATGTTGTTGAGCATCTTTTACCGGCACAACCAAGTAAAAGCATTCGGACTGAACACCAACCAGCAATGCCTTGGCGTGAGTTGCCTCAATTTGTTCAGCATACCTTAAGAAGTTCTGAACGTTATGATGTGACTCGATTAGCCTTAGAATTTTTAATTCTCACTGCATGTCGTTCAGGTGAAATAAGGGGGTTGAAATGGTCTGAACTTGATTTACATGGTTGTATTTGGACTATTCCTGCAGAAAGAATGAAGGCTAAACAAGCGCACCGAGTACCGCTTACTCCACGATGTATTCAAATATTGAATACTGTAAAAGGATTGCATGACGAATTAGTTTTCCCTTCTCCAAGAGATCAAGTTGAATTGTCGGATATGGTATTCACATCCTTTTTGAGAAGGGTCAAAGCGTCAAGTAGCACGCCAAACAGGATTGCGACAGCACATGGATTTCGTTCAAGTTTTAGAGATTGGTGTAGTGAACAAGGGTATGCAAGAGATTTGGCTGAGCGGGCCTTAGCACATGCTATCCAGAATAAAGTTGAAGCAGCTTATCACCGTACTGATTTATTGGAAATGCGTCGAAATATGATGACAGTATGGAATGAGTTTATTTGCGGAGATATATGA